The Candidatus Sulfotelmatobacter sp. region ATTTCTCGTGCAGCAACCGGGCAATGCGGCGGATATTTCCCAGCAACAGAAGCAGGAGCACGAGAACAGCGGCGAAGATCGCCCAGCCGCCCGGCGAATGCTGCACGCGATCCTGACTTTGCCGCGCCCATCTCAGCATGGCGGCATAACGTTCGCGAGCCCAGATGCGCGATCGCTGCCAGAGACGAAGGGTGCCGCCAACCGCGGCTTGGCCGAGAGAATACTGATGCGAGGTGTCGTAACTGACCACCCAATCGCGCCAGAATGACGACATGGCATCGAGATATAGAGCCAGCCGGTCCCAACCGTGCGGTGTGCCGCTGGAGCCCGCGGGAGTCGGGTCAAAAGTCTGCCAGCCATAGCCGGGGAAATAAGCTTCCACCCAGGAATGGGCATCTTTCGCGCGCACCACGTAGTTTCCAGTCAGGTCGTTGAACTCGTCGGAGCGGAATCCGTTGACCACGCGCGAGGGAATGCCCAGCGTGCGCAACATAACCGCCATCGAAGACGCGAAGTATTCGCAATGTCCCTGCTTGCGCACAAAGAGAAAATTCGCGATCGGATCTTTGACCGGGGCGCGCTCCAGTTGCAGCGTGTAGCCAAATCGTGTTCGCAGATAATTCTCGATGGCGGCGGATTTGTCGAAATCGTTCTTCGCGGAATTGGCGATCTGAGCCGCCATTTGCGGAACCCGGGGATCGAGATCCGATGGCACGCGAAGGTACGGCGCCATCACCTGCGCGGGATAGTTTCGTCCGGCGGCGCGCAACTCTTCTCGCGACGGCGTCGCGATGTCGGAATCAGCCTCGTAGCGGCTGATGGGATGCTGCGAATCGGAGTCATATACCGCGTCGCCGGAGTCGGCAGTTAGCCGCGAGTAGCTGCCATTCACGTTGCGCGCCCACGGTGCAAGAAAAAAGACGTTGGTGCCGATGGGCTCCATCAGGACGCGGTAGTGGATTACATGCTCGGGGACTGGATTCCGTGCCGCATAAGACCGCAGCGCGGCGTCGCTGCGAGGGACCTGAAAAATGCTGGTGCTTAGCTGCCGCCGCAGAGCGAATTGCTCTTTCGGGTCGGACCAGCTGTGCCCGTCGAAATTCGCCAACGCCACGCCGCGCCAATGCAGGTCAGATCCACCTACGCGGTCGCCGTCGATTTGAATATGCATGACGACCGCATCCGACTGTTGAATCTGCCCAATCTGCCCCAACTGCACGCGCTCGCTGAAACCCGACGAGAGGTCGGTGCCAAACGAGTAGGCGCCCATATATCCCGCGTTCATGCGAGGCATCAGGAAGAAGACGGCGGCGCCGCAGATGAGAATCATTAACATCAACGCCGGCGCAACTCGCGCCAGCGAAAAAGCCAGGTGGCGATGTTCCTGGGGATCGTGGGAATGTCTTGCCTGAATACTGGCCGTCTGACCAGATCGGCGCATCTCCATAAGCACAAACGTTCCGACGGCCATCATCATGAACGCGGAGAATGAGAGCAGGAAGATGCTGTCGACGGTCAATACCGCAGCCGCAAGAACCATCAGAAAGGCGAGGATGGCGAGGGTAATATGGTCGCGCTCGCGGCGCAGGGAGAACATCCGCACCACAACGCCGAATAATGCCAGATGCACTGTAGCGGGAAGGAAGGCGCGCGAGAAAAGGAGGTAGTCGGCCGCAAAGAAAATGAAGTAGGCGATCGACAGGGGTGTGGTCCAGCGCTCGGAAATTACGACTCGGATCCGTTTGGCCAACAAGTAGCCACGGACGGCCAGCGCGCTTCCCACCAAAATTGTCGAGGGAAGGTCGAGTCCACCAGTCCCGGCCAGGGTGGCAAACCCAGTCAGCACAAGCAGGTAGAGCGCCAGTTCGAAGTAATGGTCGATGGCCCTCGCGAGCGGGATCACGCCGGATTGGGAAGCCTGAGTCGCCATTTCCTCGCTATATCGGGACAAATATGGAACCGAAATGTGGGGGCAGCCCCCAAGGCTATCCGGCGAGCGGAACTCGCCGATGCTCTATTGTTCGACAACCTTTCCCAGAAGGGAAGGCTTTGCCTGAAGATTCTTGCACCGAAAGTCACATGCTGTCCGCAGCAAACGAGGGTTGCGCTCGGCGGTGGGGGGTAAGATGCCCCCCCGGACGACTGGCGGGACGCCGGCGCTACACAGCCGTCGCGCCCAAGGGTACAAAATCGCGGAATGCTAAAATGGTTCAGGTCAGGCATCGGTCTCACGCGACGTACTCTCGCCAACCCCGCCAGGTCCGGAAGGAAGCAACGGTAACGGGCTCTTGCGTGTGCAGTGAGTCCCCGGTGCCTGACTATTTCAGTTCATCTTTTTTCACAGCCAACCCCGCGCGGTTCTTCGACCTCTCATTACCGAAATTTACAATCTCTTTACGACTCTTTTCGCATAAAAAGTTTTTCCGGGCCATCTATAGAAAGCAAGGCGCGGTTGAAAAATCGACCGGCCCCCGAGGAGAACATGAACGATCGCACTATTCCTTCCATAAAAGTTTCTGCCATGCAACCCCATGTCACTATTCGCGTAACGGGAAAGCTATTCGAAGGGCATCTACCCTATATGGAGCAATTGGTGCAATCGGCGATCGAGTGCAACCTGTGGCCCGAGTTAGATCTCTCGCATTTAGAAGAGTTGGACCGCGCGGCGCTTTTTTACTTGGTCAATGGCGAAAATCACGATTTCGGCATCGCATCGTGCCCGAACATCGTCCGCGAATGGATCGAGCACGAAAAGGAACACGCCGCGGCTTAACAATGCCGGCCAATTTGTGCGAGCTAACACCATAGGACACGAAGGTCCACGAAGCCGAGGAAGCCCAAAACTTCGTGTCCTTCGTGGTTCAAGCCTTTTCTCTTTATCTCTTTTCGGACCCACCACCGGCAAATTGGACAATGTCTTCCCGCTGCGGCAAAATAAGCGGTCCATACTTTTAGCCGGAGCACTCATTGACCAAACCGATCCGCGCCCAGATCAGCGCTCTCGGCACCTACGTGCCGCCTCGTCTTCTTACCAACGCCGACCTCGAAAAAATGGTCGACACCAATAACGAATGGATCATGGCCCGCGTCGGCATTCGCGAGCGCCACATCGTGGACAAGGGCGTAGCCACCAGTGACCTCGCCGTGGCAGCTGCCAAGATTGCCTTAGAACGCCGCGGCCTCAATCCCAGCGACATCGACCTCATCATCGTGGGCACGGTCACTCCGGACATGTTCTTTCCCTCCACCGCCTGCCTGGTGCAAAACAAACTCGGCGCCAAGGGAGCTTGGGGATTCGATGTCTCTGCAGCCTGCTCTGCCTTTCTCTACTCCTTGCAGACCGCGGCGCAATTCATTGCGAGCGGCCAGCATAAGCGCGCGTTGGTGATCGGCGCGGATGTAATGTCTTCGATCATCGACTACGCCGACCGCGCTACCTGCGTTATTTTCGGGGACGGTGCGGGGGCGGCGATTCTGGAGCCCGCCGAAGACGACTCTGTGGGATTGATTGACTATGTTCACGAAGTTGACGGATCGGGCGGGCAGTTTCTCTATATGCCAGGCGGAGGCAGCCTGAATCCCACCAGCAAGGAGACGGTTGAGAAGCGCATGCATTACGTGCATCAAGACGGCCAGCAGGTGTTTAAGTTTGCCGTCCGGAAGCAGACTGAGCTCTGCCAGACGCTGCTCGAGCGTAATGGGTTGAAAGGCTCCGACATCGATGCATTCATTCCTCATCAAGCCAACCTCCGAATCATCAACGCCACGGCCGACCGCTTGGGCCTGCGGCCCGAAGCGGTAATTGTCAACATCGACCGCTTCGGGAATACGACCGCGGGCACAATTCCACTGGCGATGAATACCGCGCTCGAGCAGGGTAAGCTGAAAAAAGGAAGCCTAGTGATGCTGGCGTCGGTAGGGGCGGGGTTTACGGTAGGCGCTACTCTGCTGCGTTGGGCGTACTAGAAGCGGGACTCAGGCCCTGGGCATTGGACCTCTGACCGCGGACTTCATAAGCACTCGAGTCGAAGCAATGCACCCGCCGGTTAATGTCTAAGCTGGATGCTGAAGCCGGACACGGGGCGCCCGAGGCCCGACGTCTGACGCCCGCTTTTTCCGTGACGTTCGTAACGTTTCCTTAGTTCATTTCCATAGCTTGAACGCAGTCCCGCTGCTATCGTTTTTGAACGTTCGCCCCACGTGGGGATGCCGGCGAGCGTGCAAGCCATGATTCGTAAGGCGATTTGCTGGTCTCTGCTGTTGTTCCTGGTATTGTTCCTGGGCTCGGCCGGAGTCGCCGCCCAAAACGCCGATCCCCGCGAGACTAAGCTGATAGTACTGGAGCACCTGTGGAATGAGGCTCAGGTAAACCGGGATGCATCCGCCCTGGATGCATTGGTTTCGAGCCGTTTTATAAACACCGAGTGGGACGGCGACGTCAGCGATAAGCAGAAGTTTCTGGCAGACATCAAAGATCCGCATTTCAAACCCAGCCTCGCCAATATCCAGGACGTGAAGATGAACTTCTTCGGCGATACGGCGGTGATCACGGGTATCTATCACACCGCCGGCACTTATCAGGGTAAGCCATACGACCACGTCGGACGATTCACCGACACGTGGGTTCTCGACACCGGCAAATGGCAATGCGTGGCCAGCCACACCAGCCTGCTGAAGAAATAACCCCAGACGGCTTCTTCGATCCGTACATTACGCGTTAGCGGCGTCTCGCTTATCGCGCCATAAAATTTTTCTATAGCGGAAATCCGCACCCGTAACAAGTGCGGGTGATCTAATCGGGTCGTAAGGGATTCGGTCGCGGGGTGCTCGGTCTTGGACTCTTAGGAGTAAGGCCAACGTTCGGTGTTTGCGGACCACCGACGACGGACAACCGACGACCGACGACCGAAGACCGAAGACCGCCGAAATCACCTGCATGCCAGCTACATCAAAGCCAAGCGCGTGGAAAGTTCTGCTGGCCTTCGCAATTATCTATTTTGTCTGGGGCTCTACATATCTCGCCATTCGTGTGGGCGTGCGCGTAGTTCCACCATTTCTTCTCGCGGCCATGCGCTTCCTGACGGCGGGACTCGTGCTTTTCGGATGGATGCGGGTACGAGGCACGCCTTCTCCAACCCCTCGCGAATGGCGTAGTGCCTCGTAGCTCGCCGTTTTGATTTTTGTTTTCGACTACGGTCTAGTCTTCTGGTCTGAGCGCCGTGTACCCTCTGGCATTGCCGCGGTCATGATGGCCACGATCCCGGTCTTCATGGCAATCGGCGAGATCGGGATTCTCAAGACGCAACGCCTCACGCTCCGGCTCACGATCGCCTTGCTGGTCGGTCTTGGCGGGGTCGCTGTACTTGTGAGCCGTACCCTGAACCTGGGAGAAGCTCCCATTGATTCCACTGGCGCCTGCGCCTTGATCCTCGGGGCCATCAGTTGGTCGATTGCGGCGTCCTTAAGCCGCAGGCTGCCGCTGCCCACCTCCAAGGCCATGAGTTCCGGGGCGCAGATGCTAGCTGGAGGAATCTTTCTCACTCTAACCGCTGCGCTTCTCGGAGAGTTCCGGGGCTTTCATGTGCGGGCGGTTTCTCGCGGGGCATGGATCGCTCTGGCCTATCTGATCGTGGCCGGATCAATCGTTGCATTTACCGCGTATGTTTGGCTGCTCCACCAGGAGTCGCCGACAAAAGTGGGCACGTACGCTTATGTGAACCCGGTCGTCGCCGTCCTGGTGGGATATTTCCTCGGCGGCGAAGCCCTCGGCCCGCGCACCATCGTCGGAACGCTGCTGGTGCTGGTGAGTGTGGTGGTGATCACGACCGCAGGGAAAACTGCTACGCCTAATCCTGTGAAGGACGTCGCCGAATTCGCCGAGCCCTAGGAACCTGCCAGGCGACTTTTTCCCTGCCGACATCCGGACCCCAGTCTATCTCTGGGTGACAATTCTCGGGTGTGACCTGAGCGATCAGTTCCTCGAGCGAAAGAGTTGGCTCGGTTCCCCTCGCAGCCATTCGGGGACGGGTGGCAAGTTGATCGCCCTGTTTTCCATGTTTTCCTTTTGGCATACGTCTCCTTGTGTGCCGCGCATCTAAATGTGCAAGACTTTACGGTCGCGTCATCTTTTCCGGCTTCACCAGTTGATCGAACTCCTCGCCGGTCAGGTATCCCAGCTTAAGCGCCGCCTCGCGCAGGCTTGAGTGGTCGACGTGCGCTGTGTGGGCGATCTGGGCGGCCTTGTCGTAGCCCACCTTTGGAGCCAGTGCAGTTACCAGCATCAGCGAATTCTTGACGTACCAGTCCACCTTCGCGCGATCGACTTCAATCCCGTTGAGCATGTACTCGACATACCCGTGGCAGGCGTCGGTGATGAGCGTAACCGAGTGCAGAAAGTTGTAAATGATGACCGGCTTGTAGACGTTCAGTTCGAAGTTGCCCTGCGATCCGGCGAATCCGACGGCGGCCGTGGCGCCGTGCACCTGCACGCAGACCATGGTCATGGCCTCGCACTGCGTAGGATTCACTTTGCCCGGCATGATCGATGAGCCCGGCTCGTTCTCGGGAATGGAGATCTCGCCCAGGCCGCAGCGCGGTCCGGAGGCCAGCCATCGGATGTCGTTGGAAATTTTCATCAGCGAGGCAGCCAGCGTTTCCATCGCGCCCTGCGCGAAGACGATTTCGTCGTGCGCTGACAATGCGGCGAACTTGTTGCCGTGCGAGCGGAAGGGAAGTCCAGCGAGTTCCGCGATCTTCTTCGCGGCGCGTTCGGCAAATTCCGGATGGGTGTTCAGGCCCGTGCCCACGGCCGTCCCGCCAATGGCCAGATCGTAAAGCCCTTCGAGGACCTGCTCCAGTCGATGGATGTCGCGCTCCAGCAGGCTGGCCCAGCCGCCGAATTCCTGGCCGATGGTCAAGGGCACGGCATCCTGCAAGTGCGTCCGGCCAATCTTAACCACGTCGTGAAATTCCCTGGCTTTTGCTTCAATCGCGGCGCGCACTGTTTTAATCGCGGGGATCAGCGCATTCTTTACGCGATCCGCCGCGGCAATGTGCATCGCCGCGGGGAACGTGTCATTCGATGACTGCGACATGTTGACGTCATCATTGGGATGAATCGGCTTCTTCGATCCCATTTCTCCTCCGGCAATTTCAATGGCGCGGTTGGAGATGACTTCGTTCATGTTCATGTT contains the following coding sequences:
- a CDS encoding DUF3488 and transglutaminase-like domain-containing protein yields the protein MATQASQSGVIPLARAIDHYFELALYLLVLTGFATLAGTGGLDLPSTILVGSALAVRGYLLAKRIRVVISERWTTPLSIAYFIFFAADYLLFSRAFLPATVHLALFGVVVRMFSLRRERDHITLAILAFLMVLAAAVLTVDSIFLLSFSAFMMMAVGTFVLMEMRRSGQTASIQARHSHDPQEHRHLAFSLARVAPALMLMILICGAAVFFLMPRMNAGYMGAYSFGTDLSSGFSERVQLGQIGQIQQSDAVVMHIQIDGDRVGGSDLHWRGVALANFDGHSWSDPKEQFALRRQLSTSIFQVPRSDAALRSYAARNPVPEHVIHYRVLMEPIGTNVFFLAPWARNVNGSYSRLTADSGDAVYDSDSQHPISRYEADSDIATPSREELRAAGRNYPAQVMAPYLRVPSDLDPRVPQMAAQIANSAKNDFDKSAAIENYLRTRFGYTLQLERAPVKDPIANFLFVRKQGHCEYFASSMAVMLRTLGIPSRVVNGFRSDEFNDLTGNYVVRAKDAHSWVEAYFPGYGWQTFDPTPAGSSGTPHGWDRLALYLDAMSSFWRDWVVSYDTSHQYSLGQAAVGGTLRLWQRSRIWARERYAAMLRWARQSQDRVQHSPGGWAIFAAVLVLLLLLLGNIRRIARLLHEKWLSAHPERSPEQAAAIWYARMARALARRGVEKPAAQTAQEFVKKIEDARLREPVARFTAVYESARFGDSAEDARRLPELYEEVESAARAR
- a CDS encoding beta-ketoacyl-ACP synthase III, translating into MTKPIRAQISALGTYVPPRLLTNADLEKMVDTNNEWIMARVGIRERHIVDKGVATSDLAVAAAKIALERRGLNPSDIDLIIVGTVTPDMFFPSTACLVQNKLGAKGAWGFDVSAACSAFLYSLQTAAQFIASGQHKRALVIGADVMSSIIDYADRATCVIFGDGAGAAILEPAEDDSVGLIDYVHEVDGSGGQFLYMPGGGSLNPTSKETVEKRMHYVHQDGQQVFKFAVRKQTELCQTLLERNGLKGSDIDAFIPHQANLRIINATADRLGLRPEAVIVNIDRFGNTTAGTIPLAMNTALEQGKLKKGSLVMLASVGAGFTVGATLLRWAY
- a CDS encoding nuclear transport factor 2 family protein gives rise to the protein MIRKAICWSLLLFLVLFLGSAGVAAQNADPRETKLIVLEHLWNEAQVNRDASALDALVSSRFINTEWDGDVSDKQKFLADIKDPHFKPSLANIQDVKMNFFGDTAVITGIYHTAGTYQGKPYDHVGRFTDTWVLDTGKWQCVASHTSLLKK
- a CDS encoding EamA family transporter, whose protein sequence is MSRTLNLGEAPIDSTGACALILGAISWSIAASLSRRLPLPTSKAMSSGAQMLAGGIFLTLTAALLGEFRGFHVRAVSRGAWIALAYLIVAGSIVAFTAYVWLLHQESPTKVGTYAYVNPVVAVLVGYFLGGEALGPRTIVGTLLVLVSVVVITTAGKTATPNPVKDVAEFAEP
- the fumC gene encoding class II fumarate hydratase, whose translation is MSTVTEKAAETGLKKSAIPTRTESDSMGKIEVPSSVYWGAQTQRSLLHFNIGRDTMPPELIRAFGTLKKACALVNQDLGKLPADKAKLIVQAADEVIAGKLDDQFPLRVWQTGSGTQTNMNMNEVISNRAIEIAGGEMGSKKPIHPNDDVNMSQSSNDTFPAAMHIAAADRVKNALIPAIKTVRAAIEAKAREFHDVVKIGRTHLQDAVPLTIGQEFGGWASLLERDIHRLEQVLEGLYDLAIGGTAVGTGLNTHPEFAERAAKKIAELAGLPFRSHGNKFAALSAHDEIVFAQGAMETLAASLMKISNDIRWLASGPRCGLGEISIPENEPGSSIMPGKVNPTQCEAMTMVCVQVHGATAAVGFAGSQGNFELNVYKPVIIYNFLHSVTLITDACHGYVEYMLNGIEVDRAKVDWYVKNSLMLVTALAPKVGYDKAAQIAHTAHVDHSSLREAALKLGYLTGEEFDQLVKPEKMTRP